A region of Pan troglodytes isolate AG18354 chromosome 23, NHGRI_mPanTro3-v2.0_pri, whole genome shotgun sequence DNA encodes the following proteins:
- the MN1 gene encoding transcriptional activator MN1 — protein sequence MFGLDQFEPQINSRNAGQGERNFNETGLSMNTHFKAPAFHTGGPPGPVDPAMSALGEPPILGMNMEPYGFHARGHSELHAGGLQAQPVHGFFGGQQPHHGHPGSHHPHQHHPHFGGNFGGPDPGASCLHGGRLLGYGGAAGGLGSQPPFAEGYEHMAESQGPESFGPQRPGNLPDFHSSGASGHAVPAPCLPLDQSPNRAASFHGLPSSSGSDSHSLEPRRVTNQGAVDSLEYNYPGEAPSGHFDMFSPSDSEGQLPHYAAGRQVPGGAFPGASAMPRAAGMVGLSKMHAQPPQQQPQQQQQQQQQPQQQQQQHGVFFERFGGARKMPVGLEPSVGSRHPLMQPPQQAPPPPQQQPPQQPPQQQPPPPPGLLVRQNSCPPALPRPQQGEAGTPSGGLQDGGPMLPSQHAQFEYPIHRLENRSMHPYSEPVFSMQHPPPQQAPNQRLQHFDAPPYMNVAKRPRFDFPGSAGVDRCASWNGSMHNGALDNHLSPSAYPGLPGEFTPPVPDSFPSGPPLQHPAPDHQSLQQQQQQQQQQQQQQQQQQQQQQQQQQQQQRQNAALMIKQMASRNQQQRLRQPNLAQLGHPGDVGQGGLVHGGPVGGLAQPNFEREGGSTGAGRLGTFEQQAPHLAQESAWFSGPHPPPGDLLPRRMGGSGLPADCGPHDPSLAPPPPPGGSGVLFRGPLQEPMRMPGEGHVPALPSPGLQFGGSLGGLGQLQSPGAGVGLPSAASERRPPPPDFATSALGGQPGFPFGAAGRQATPHSGPGVNSPPSAGGGGGSSGGGGGGGAYPPQPDFQPSQRTSASKLGALSLGSFNKPSSKDNLFGQSCLAALSTACQNMIASLGAPNLNVTFNKKNPPEGKRKLSQNETDGAAVAGNPGSDYFPGGTAPGAPGPGGPSGTSSSGSKASGPPNPSAQGDGTSLSPNYTLESTSGNDGKPVPGGGGRGRGRRKRDSGHVSPGTFFDKYSAAPDSGGAPGVSPGQQQASGAAVGGSSAGETRGAPTPHEKALTSPSWGKGAELLLGEQPDLIGSLDGGAKSDSSSPNVGEFASDEVSTSYANEDEVSSSSDNPQALVKASRSPLVTGSPKLPPRGVGAGEHGPKAPPPALGLGIMSNSTSTPDSYGGGGGPGHPGTPGLEQVRTPTSSSGAPPPDEIHPLEILQAQIQLQRQQFSISEDQPLGLKGGKKGECAVGASGAQNGDSELGSCCSEAVKSAMSTIDLDSLMAEHSAAWYMPADKALVDSADDDKTLAPWEKAKPQNPNSKEAHDLPANKASATQPGSHLQCLSVHCTDDVGDAKARASVPTWRSLHSDISNRFGTFVAALT from the coding sequence ATGTTTGGGCTGGACCAATTCGAGCCCCAGATCAACAGCAGGAACGCTGGCCAGGGCGAGAGGAACTTTAACGAGACCGGACTGAGCATGAACACCCACTTTAAGGCCCCGGCTTTCCACACTGGGGGGCCCCCTGGCCCTGTGGATCCTGCTATGAGCGCGCTGGGCGAACCCCCGATCTTGGGCATGAACATGGAGCCCTACGGCTTCCACGCGCGCGGCCACTCGGAGTTGCACGCAGGGGGGCTGCAAGCGCAGCCTGTGCACGGCTTCTTTGGCGGCCAGCAGCCTCACCACGGCCACCCGGGAAGTCATCATCCCCACCAGCATCACCCCCACTTTGGGGGCAACTTCGGTGGCCCAGACCCCGGGGCCTCGTGCCTGCACGGGGGTCGCCTGCTCGGCTACGGCGGCGCAGCCGGAGGCCTGGGCAGCCAGCCGCCCTTCGCCGAGGGCTATGAGCACATGGCGGAGAGCCAGGGGCCTGAGAGCTTCGGCCCGCAGCGACCGGGGAACCTCCCGGACTTCCACAGTTCAGGTGCCTCCGGCCACGCCGTGCCGGCCCCATGCCTGCCGCTGGACCAGAGCCCTAACCGAGCCGCCTCCTTCCACGGCCTGCCGTCCTCCAGCGGCTCCGATTCCCACAGTCTGGAGCCACGGAGGGTGACGAACCAAGGAGCCGTCGACTCGCTGGAATACAATTACCCGGGCGAGGCGCCCTCGGGACATTTTGACATGTTTTCGCCCTCTGACTCCGAAGGGCAGCTGCCTCATTATGCAGCGGGTCGCCAGGTTCCCGGGGGCGCTTTCCCGGGCGCCTCGGCCATGCCCAGAGCTGCGGGCATGGTGGGCTTGTCCAAAATGCACGCCCAGCCACCGCAGCAGcagccccagcagcagcagcagcagcagcagcagccccagcagcagcagcagcagcatggtGTGTTCTTTGAGAGGTTCGGTGGGGCCAGAAAGATGCCTGTGGGTCTGGAGCCCTCAGTGGGCTCCAGGCACCCGTTAATGCAGCCTCCCCAGCAGGCCCCGCCACCCCCTCAGCAGCAGCCCCCGCAGCAGCCGCCACagcagcagccgccgccgccacccGGGCTTCTAGTCCGACAAAATTCGTGCCCGCCTGCGCTCCCTCGGCCCCAGCAGGGCGAGGCGGGCACGCCCAGCGGCGGCCTGCAGGACGGAGGCCCCATGCTGCCCAGCCAGCACGCGCAATTCGAGTATCCCATCCACCGGCTGGAGAACCGGAGCATGCACCCTTATTCCGAGCCTGTTTTCAGCATGCAGCATCCTCCTCCGCAGCAGGCGCCCAACCAGCGGCTGCAGCATTTCGACGCGCCCCCCTACATGAACGTGGCCAAGAGGCCGCGCTTCGACTTTCCGGGCAGCGCGGGAGTGGACCGCTGCGCTTCGTGGAACGGCAGCATGCACAACGGCGCTCTGGATAATCACCTCTCCCCTTCCGCCTACCCAGGCCTACCCGGCGAGTTCACACCGCCTGTGCCCGACAGCTTCCCTTCGGGGCCGCCCCTGCAGCATCCGGCCCCGGACCACCAGtccctgcagcagcagcagcagcagcaacagcagcaacagcagcagcagcaacagcaacagcaacagcaacagcagcagcagcagcagcagcagcgccaAAACGCGGCCCTCATGATTAAGCAGATGGCGTCGCGGAATCAGCAGCAGCGGCTGCGCCAGCCCAACCTGGCTCAGCTAGGCCACCCCGGGGACGTGGGCCAGGGCGGCCTGGTGCATGGCGGCCCGGTGGGCGGCTTGGCCCAGCCGAACTTTGAGCGCGAAGGCGGCAGCACGGGCGCCGGGCGTCTGGGCACCTTCGAGCAGCAGGCGCCGCACTTGGCGCAAGAGAGCGCGTGGTTCTCAGGTCCGCATCCGCCGCCCGGAGACCTGCTGCCCCGTAGGATGGGCGGCTCGGGTCTGCCCGCTGACTGTGGCCCGCACGACCCCAGCCTGGCGCCACCTCCTCCGCCTGGTGGCTCGGGGGTGCTGTTCCGGGGCCCTCTGCAGGAGCCGATGAGGATGCCCGGAGAGGGCCACGTGCCCGCGCTGCCTTCACCGGGCCTGCAGTTCGGGGGCAGTCTGGGAGGCCTGGGTCAGCTGCAGTCGCCCGGGGCGGGCGTGGGGCTCCCCAGCGCTGCTTCGGAGCGCCGGCCCCCGCCGCCGGACTTTGCTACGTCTGCGCTCGGGGGCCAGCCGGGCTTTCCGTTTGGTGCAGCCGGCCGGCAGGCCACGCCGCACAGCGGTCCAGGCGTGAACTCTCCCCCCAGCGCGGGAGGAGGCGGTGGCAGCTCTGGTGGCGGCGGTGGCGGGGGTGCCTACCCGCCGCAGCCTGATTTCCAGCCCAGCCAGCGCACCTCGGCCAGTAAATTGGGCGCGCTCTCGCTGGGCTCCTTCAACAAGCCCAGCTCCAAGGACAACCTGTTCGGCCAGAGCTGCCTGGCTGCGCTCTCCACCGCTTGCCAGAACATGATCGCCAGCCTCGGGGCCCCCAACCTCAACGTGACCTTCAACAAGAAGAACCCGCCAGAGGGCAAGAGGAAACTGAGCCAGAACGAGACCGACGGCGCGGCAGTGGCCGGCAACCCGGGCTCGGATTACTTCCCAGGAGGGACTGCTCCTGGGGCCCCAGGACCCGGAGGCCCGTCCGGGACCAGTAGCAGCGGCTCCAAAGCCTCGGGGCCGCCCAACCCGTCAGCCCAGGGGGACGGCACCAGCCTCTCCCCCAACTACACCCTGGAATCCACGTCGGGGAATGATGGCAAGCCGGTCCCCGGGGGCGGCGGCCGGGGACGGGGTCGCAGAAAAAGGGACAGTGGTCACGTGAGCCCTGGCACCTTCTTTGACAAGTACTCGGCGGCTCCGGACAGCGGGGGCGCACCTGGGGTGAGCCCAGGGCAGCAGCAAGCGTCAGGCGCAGCCGTCGGGGGAAGCTCCGCAGGCGAGACGCGCGGGGCACCGACGCCCCACGAAAAGGCGCTCACGTCGCCATCCTGGGGGAAGGGGGCTGAGTTGCTCCTGGGGGAACAGCCGGACCTCATTGGGTCCCTGGACGGCGGGGCCAAGTCGGACAGTAGTTCGCCAAACGTGGGTGAGTTCGCCTCGGACGAGGTGAGCACGAGCTACGCCAATGAGGACGAGGTGTCGTCCAGCTCTGACAACCCCCAGGCACTAGTTAAAGCGAGCAGGAGTCCCCTGGTGACCGGCTCGCCCAAACTCCCTCCCCGTGGGGTAGGCGCCGGGGAACACGGACCGAAGGCGCCCCCGCCCGCCCTCGGCCTGGGTATCATGTCTAACTCTACCTCGACCCCTGACAGCTACGGCGGCGGTGGGGGCCCGGGCCATCCGGGCACTCCGGGCCTGGAGCAGGTCCGCACCCCGACGAGCAGCAGCGGCGCCCCGCCACCCGACGAGATCCACCCCCTGGAGATCCTTCAGGCGCAGATCCAGCTACAGAGGCAGCAGTTCAGCATCTCCGAGGACCAGCCTCTGGGGCTGAAGGGTGGCAAGAAGGGTGAGTGCGCCGTCGGGGCCTCAGGGGCGCAGAATGGCGACAGCGAGCTGGGCAGCTGCTGCTCCGAGGCGGTCAAGAGCGCCATGAGCACCATTGACCTGGACTCGCTGATGGCAGAGCACAGCGCTGCCTGGTACATGCCCGCTGACAAGGCCCTGGTGGACAGCGCGGACGACGACAAGACGTTGGCGCCCTGGGAGAAGGCCAAACCCCAGAACCCCAACAGCAAAGAAG